DNA from Fortiea contorta PCC 7126:
GTATATCTTTAGGTCAAGCTGTTATCGCCGCCGCTAATTCAATTCAAAATTAACAACATTTATGCAAGGAAAATAAAAATGTGTTTAGGAATTCCCGGACAAATTATCGAAATCAACGACATTAATCACAAATTAGCCACCGTTAATGTCGGTGGAGTTAAACGACAAGTAAATATTGCGTGCATCGTCGATGAACAACATCCGCCAGAATCTTGTATTGGTGATTGGGTATTAGTTCATGTCGGCTTCGCCATGAATCGTATTAACGAACAGGAAGCAGCAGAAACATTAAAACTGTTAGCAGAAATAACAGAAGCTATGGATTAGGAAAGAATTATTTTCATAGTCAATACTTCGACTTTCTTCAGTACGAGTACCTAATTTTCTCACCCCTAATTATTATGAAGTATGTTGATGAATTTCGGGAACCAGAAAAAGTAGAAGCCTTACGCCGCGAAATAGCTAAATTATGCAATCAACTAACAAAACCAATTAAAATTATGGAAGTGTGCGGTGGACATACTCACTCCATATTTAAATATGGTATTGAAGAAATATTGCCCGATTCCCTAGAATTAGTTCATGGCCCTGGTTGTCCAGTATGCGTTATGCCAAAAGGGAGATTAGATGATGCGATCGCTATCTCCCTAAATCATAACGTCATCCTCGCCACTTTTGGCGATGCCATGCGGGTTCCCGGTGCCAAAATCAGCCTACTCCAAGCCAAAGCACAGGGCGCAGACATCCGTATGGTGTATTCTCCCGTGGATAGTCTGCAAATCGCCAAAGACAACCCAGACAAACAAGTCGTCTTCTTCGCTATAGGCTTTGAAACCACAGCCCCCAGCACCGCTTTCACCGTCCTCCAAGCAGACGCCGAAAAGATTCCTAACTTTAGCATGTTTTCTAATCACGTCCTCGTGATTCCCGCCCTTCAAACATTATTAACAAACCCAGACTTACAACTAGATGGATTTATTGGGCCCGGACACGTCAGCATGATAATTGGCACTGACCCTTATCAATTTATTTCCCAACAATATCATAAACCAATAGTTGTCACCGGATTTGAACCTTTAGATATCTTCCAATCAATTTGGATGCTATTAAAACAACTAGTAGAAAATCGTTGTCAAGTCGAAAATCAATACAACCGCCTTGTACAACCCCAAGGAAATACAATAGCCTTACAAGCCATCAACAAAGTTTTTGCAGTGCGAGATAATTTTGATTGGCGAGGACTAGGAGAAATCCCCCATTCCGGTTTAAAAATTCGTCCAGAATACGCCCAATTTGACGCAGAACTTAAATTCAATCTTCCTAACCAAAAAATTCCCGATCATAAAGCTTGCAAATGCGGTCAAATTCTCCAAGGAATTTTAAAACCTTGGGAATGCAAAGTATTCGGTACAGCTTGCACACCAGAAACACCCATTGGTAGTTGTATGGTATCTTCAGAAGGCGCTTGTGCAGCCTATTATAAATATGGCAAACACTCCACAATTGCTAAAAAAATCACGGCTGAAAAACCCAATGTCAATTTATCTCAACAACCTCTACCCCCCTGTGGTTCGTTGGGGTAAATACTTATGTGACTAAACTTCTGGATATAATGTAGACAGATATTTCTACCTCATGTCATCTTATGGACTATCAACACATCATTACAATTGAGCCTGGAAAGCGTAGTGGTAAGCCGTGTATTCGAGGAATGCGAATCACGGTGTATGATATTTTAGAATATTTAGCAGGTGGTATGACTGAAGTAGAAATTCTGGAAGATTTTTCTGAACTCAGATTAGAAGACATCAAAGCTTGTCTTGCTTTTGCAGCTGATCGTGAGAAAAAGTTATTTGTGGCATCACTGTGAAACTCCTATTAGATGAAAACCTATCAGATAGAATTATTCACAGTATTTTAGATTTGTATCCTCATTCTGAACATGTCAAAACTTTAGGAATGACAAATACTGATGATGCAGTTATCTGGGAATATGCGAAAGCGAATAATTTTGCAATAGTTTCTAAAGATTCTGACTTTCACCAGCGCAGTTTACTGTATGGTTATCCACCCAAGTTTATTTATCTTCGTATTAGCAACAGCCCAACATCAAATATTATTCAAATTTTGAGAGATAATTTTGACACAATTATTCAATTTAAAAATAGCAAAAAAGAAAGTATTTTGCTGTTGATGTAGTGCATATCTACTTTTTCATAAAGATGAAAATGAAGCAACACCCTAACTTATTTTCGCAAATTTAAATATGGATTATTCACCCCCTAACTCAACACAAAATCTCTTCTTACAAAAAGTTGAACAAAGTCGCCAGCGCCAAGGTAAAGTGCGAGATACTCATATCACCCTCGCCCACGGTAGCGGTGGAAAAGCCATGCGCGATTTAATCGATGATATCTTTGTCAGCAACTTTGATAATCCCATTCTTGCCCAATTAGAAGACCAAGCTAATTTTAATTTAGCTAGTCTCGCAGAACACGGAAATAGACTAGCTTTTACCACTGATTCCTATGTTGTAGACCCCTTATTTTTTCCTGGTAGCGACATAGGAGAACTAGCAGTTAACGGTACAATTAATGACTTAGCCGTTAGTGGTGCCAAACCCCTATACCTTTCGTGTAGCGTCATTTTAGAAGAAGGACTACCCGTAGAAACCTTGCGACGTGTCGCTACAAGTATGAAAATAGCAGCCAATAAAGTAGGAGTACAAATCGTCACTGGTGACACAAAAGTTGTACATCGTGGCGCTGCTGATAAACTATTTATTAACACTGCAGGTATTGGCATCATCCCAGATAAAATTAATATCTCAGCCCACAATATTCAACCAAAAGATGTAGTCATAATTAACGGTGAAATAGGCAATCATGGCGCTGCTATTTTAATCGCTCGCGGGGAATTAGCATTAGAAACTGATATAGAAAGCGACTGTCAACCGTTAAATGAATTAGTAGAAAATATCCTCAAAGTCTGTCCAGAAATCCACGCCATGCGGGATGCGACACGCGGCGGTTTAGCCACAGTTTTAAATGAATTTGCTGTGAGTTCTCGCGTAGGAATTCGCATTGATGAAAATTCTCTACCCATCCGAGAAGAAGTCAAAGGAATCTGTGAAATTTTGGGTTTAGACCCTTTATATTTAGCCAATGAAGGTAAGCTAGTAATAGTAGCACCGCGTGAATATGCAGACGCTATTTTATCAGCAATGAAATCTCATCCAACGGGGAAAGATGCTTGTATTCTGGGAGAAGTTATTTCTTCATATCCCGGTATTGTGTTGTTAAAAACTGTTTTTAATACTGAACGGATTGTTGATATGTTAGTGGGCGAGCAATTGCCCAGAATTTGTTGATTTTTAACTGTCAATAGAATAATTATAAGTTGGGTTTCGCAAAGCCTCAACCCAACCTACGCAATATCTTTTCACTGCGTTCTTTTGTGTTTGAATTTAAACCATCCATCAATATTTTATGCCCTTAAAAGACGAAATAAATTTATGCACGAATTGGGAATTACACAAAATATTGTGGCGATAGTGACAGAACATGCTCAAGGAATGAAAGTAAAGCGAGTTCTATTAGAAATTGGTCAACTTTCCGCAATTCTACCTGAAGCTGTGCAATTTTGTTTTGATATCTGTACACAAAATACAGTTTTAGAAAACGCGATATTAGAAATTAGACAAATACCCGGTTTAGCAAAATGTCGCCAATGTGGTGCAAAAATTGCTCTAGATAAACCCTTTGGCGTTTGTAGTTGTGGTAGCGTGCAATTAGATTTAATCGCTGGTGAAGAACTAAAAATTAAAGAAATAGAGATAGAGGAATTATGTGTGTAACCTGCGGCTGTTCTGATGAGGGTAAAAGCAAAATTACAAATCTACAAGATGATGTAGTGGAACATAATCATCATCATACTCACACTTTAGCTGATGGGACAGTAATTACTCATATTCACAGTGATGACCATCATCATGAAGCTGCACACATTCATGCAAAAGTACATAAAACTACTATATCTTTAGAACAAAATATATTAGCCAAAAATAACCTATTAGCTGCAGAAAATCGGGGCTGGTTTAAAGGTAGAAATATTCTCGCTTTAAATTTAATGAGTTCTCCTGGAGCCGGGAAAACTACTCTTTTAACTCGGACTATTAATGATTTAAAACATCAATTTTCTATCAGCGTTATTGAAGGCGACCAAGAAACAACTAATGATGCTCAAAAAATCAAAGCTACAGGCTGTAAAGTTGTCCAAATTAATACTGGAACTGGCTGTCATCTCGATGCATCAATGATAGCGAAGGGCTTACAACAACTCAACCCGCCTCTTGATTCAATGGTGATGATTGAGAATGTAGGGAATTTAGTTTGTCCAGCTTTATTTGACTTGGGTGAACGCGCTAAAGTGGTGATTCTCTCTGTGACTGAAGGAGAAGATAAACCGATAAAATATCCCCATATGTTCCGTGCTAGTGAGATGATGATTCTCACCAAAATTGATTTGCTACCTTATGTACAATTTGATGTGCAAAAGTGCATAGAATATGCTCAACAAGTAAATCCAGAAATTAAAATTATTCAGCTTTCTGCTACAACCGGCACTGGCTTAGATGGTTGGTATAAATGGTTGTGTGAGGTTAGTTCGTAGTCAAGACTAAAGCCCTGACTAAGAACTTTTTATCATGAATAAAACAGACCAGTAAAAAACTACAACCAATCTCGATAAGCTGAGATTTCATTCACCCCAATTTCAAATGGCATTCCTTTACCAAATGGCGGATAAACTCTGATTTTAGCATGACTAGTAAACCGTTCTAAACGATTTCCTAATTGGGGAATATTACTAACTATATGCCAATAAGAAACTACGTCAGGACAGTCAATGATTAGCATCAAAGTGGTACCATTATTTGTAAGATACCATTGACAGCGAGCTAGCAAAGCTTGAGTAATGCGATCGCACGCTTGATAAAAGCATCTACCTGTGGATTGTTCAAATTCTAAATGCAGCATTCCATCCAGTTTTGTCACCTCTGCAGGTGGTAAATCATCTGGGGGAAGCAAGGGAAGTTTAGACATAATTCCGCACCTCTTGGTTATAGCGCGTCAGACTATCCAGGTTTTTTTGCACATCAAAAGATGAAGGTTTGAGAGCTAATGTGCCGATATTTAATTCATCCTGGAATTTTTTGATTTTGTCCCGACATGTCACCACGTCACCAATAATTGAATTCTCCAGCAAATAGTCTTCATCAAAGCAAATATTTGTCCGATCAAATGGTTTTTGCTTGTGAGAACTGTTCTGCATAACTTTTGCTGAATTGGCTTTCATTTTTAGGCTAAATTTGCGGATGAAAGGTAATGCTTGGCTGACAGCTTCATCACCTGTTCTCCCCACAAAAAAGAAGCGTGCTAGTACGAGCTTTTCTGCACCACTGGAATTAATTTCTCGATATTTATTGACAGTATTTCTCAATCTTTCTAGAGAAAAAGGCGGACCCCCCATCAAACCGAAATTATGTTTGGCGGCGAATTCTATTCCTTGATCATCACCTGTAGCGACATAAACGGGAATAGATTTTTGTAGTGGTTTGGGGTAAACTGTCAGGCGATCGCACTGATAATATTGCCCATTA
Protein-coding regions in this window:
- a CDS encoding HypC/HybG/HupF family hydrogenase formation chaperone — protein: MCLGIPGQIIEINDINHKLATVNVGGVKRQVNIACIVDEQHPPESCIGDWVLVHVGFAMNRINEQEAAETLKLLAEITEAMD
- the hypD gene encoding hydrogenase formation protein HypD, whose protein sequence is MKYVDEFREPEKVEALRREIAKLCNQLTKPIKIMEVCGGHTHSIFKYGIEEILPDSLELVHGPGCPVCVMPKGRLDDAIAISLNHNVILATFGDAMRVPGAKISLLQAKAQGADIRMVYSPVDSLQIAKDNPDKQVVFFAIGFETTAPSTAFTVLQADAEKIPNFSMFSNHVLVIPALQTLLTNPDLQLDGFIGPGHVSMIIGTDPYQFISQQYHKPIVVTGFEPLDIFQSIWMLLKQLVENRCQVENQYNRLVQPQGNTIALQAINKVFAVRDNFDWRGLGEIPHSGLKIRPEYAQFDAELKFNLPNQKIPDHKACKCGQILQGILKPWECKVFGTACTPETPIGSCMVSSEGACAAYYKYGKHSTIAKKITAEKPNVNLSQQPLPPCGSLG
- a CDS encoding DUF433 domain-containing protein, with amino-acid sequence MDYQHIITIEPGKRSGKPCIRGMRITVYDILEYLAGGMTEVEILEDFSELRLEDIKACLAFAADREKKLFVASL
- a CDS encoding DUF5615 family PIN-like protein, which produces MKLLLDENLSDRIIHSILDLYPHSEHVKTLGMTNTDDAVIWEYAKANNFAIVSKDSDFHQRSLLYGYPPKFIYLRISNSPTSNIIQILRDNFDTIIQFKNSKKESILLLM
- the hypE gene encoding hydrogenase expression/formation protein HypE — translated: MDYSPPNSTQNLFLQKVEQSRQRQGKVRDTHITLAHGSGGKAMRDLIDDIFVSNFDNPILAQLEDQANFNLASLAEHGNRLAFTTDSYVVDPLFFPGSDIGELAVNGTINDLAVSGAKPLYLSCSVILEEGLPVETLRRVATSMKIAANKVGVQIVTGDTKVVHRGAADKLFINTAGIGIIPDKINISAHNIQPKDVVIINGEIGNHGAAILIARGELALETDIESDCQPLNELVENILKVCPEIHAMRDATRGGLATVLNEFAVSSRVGIRIDENSLPIREEVKGICEILGLDPLYLANEGKLVIVAPREYADAILSAMKSHPTGKDACILGEVISSYPGIVLLKTVFNTERIVDMLVGEQLPRIC
- the hypA gene encoding hydrogenase maturation nickel metallochaperone HypA, with the protein product MHELGITQNIVAIVTEHAQGMKVKRVLLEIGQLSAILPEAVQFCFDICTQNTVLENAILEIRQIPGLAKCRQCGAKIALDKPFGVCSCGSVQLDLIAGEELKIKEIEIEELCV
- the hypB gene encoding hydrogenase nickel incorporation protein HypB, which gives rise to MCVTCGCSDEGKSKITNLQDDVVEHNHHHTHTLADGTVITHIHSDDHHHEAAHIHAKVHKTTISLEQNILAKNNLLAAENRGWFKGRNILALNLMSSPGAGKTTLLTRTINDLKHQFSISVIEGDQETTNDAQKIKATGCKVVQINTGTGCHLDASMIAKGLQQLNPPLDSMVMIENVGNLVCPALFDLGERAKVVILSVTEGEDKPIKYPHMFRASEMMILTKIDLLPYVQFDVQKCIEYAQQVNPEIKIIQLSATTGTGLDGWYKWLCEVSS
- a CDS encoding LLM class flavin-dependent oxidoreductase — translated: MKTGLFCNYDNYYQDARRAMFEQVTLIKQAETLDFAEAWVSEHHFSESNLSPSMLLLIAHLAGLTSTIKLGTAAVLLPFHNPIRVAEDIATLDNLCNGRLLLGVAKGGPFPEQNKHFATPMAESRGKMLEAIAFIQKLLYETDVSFNGQYYQCDRLTVYPKPLQKSIPVYVATGDDQGIEFAAKHNFGLMGGPPFSLERLRNTVNKYREINSSGAEKLVLARFFFVGRTGDEAVSQALPFIRKFSLKMKANSAKVMQNSSHKQKPFDRTNICFDEDYLLENSIIGDVVTCRDKIKKFQDELNIGTLALKPSSFDVQKNLDSLTRYNQEVRNYV